The Shewanella sp. MTB7 genome includes a window with the following:
- a CDS encoding glucosaminidase domain-containing protein — protein MTSYRPLNALLFIGIFTVTNATAGTSDSYSLTLMPENIKQPYVEVKDEITLTGAAQLTKEFAQSGYKLDLVRQNFNVPELYVMNLPDDLNNQTVENKIDNFVRLLLPNVLAVNQQILKVRATLKQMVERPSASLTSKDQVWLQALANDYGLKDSAKGGLSKGGDNPGVNIQQLLLHIDVIPTGMVLAQGIDESGWGTSHFAVQGNALYGEHLPQGGGKYLTTPGGHVKVAAFDSLYQGTAAYIYNLNSSRAYHELWQLREELRAKGKPVTGYELVAALANYSVRGQAYVNNLRSLIEHHHLDNYDKVELDPSLGRKRIKFN, from the coding sequence ATGACATCTTACCGCCCCCTAAACGCTTTGTTGTTCATTGGCATTTTTACCGTGACTAATGCTACAGCTGGTACTTCAGATAGTTATTCACTTACTTTAATGCCTGAGAACATTAAACAGCCTTATGTCGAGGTTAAGGATGAGATCACCCTAACTGGCGCAGCCCAGTTAACCAAAGAATTTGCCCAATCTGGTTATAAATTGGATTTAGTCAGACAAAACTTTAACGTCCCTGAGCTGTATGTGATGAATTTGCCGGACGATCTGAATAATCAAACGGTCGAGAATAAGATAGATAACTTTGTGCGTCTGTTACTGCCTAACGTGTTGGCGGTAAATCAGCAGATCCTAAAAGTGAGGGCCACCTTAAAACAGATGGTAGAGAGACCAAGCGCAAGTTTAACCTCTAAGGATCAAGTTTGGTTACAAGCCTTAGCTAATGACTACGGTCTTAAAGACAGTGCAAAAGGAGGGCTGTCAAAAGGTGGTGATAATCCCGGGGTCAATATTCAGCAATTACTCCTCCATATTGATGTGATCCCAACTGGCATGGTGTTAGCTCAAGGGATTGATGAAAGTGGTTGGGGAACCAGTCATTTTGCGGTTCAAGGTAATGCACTTTATGGTGAACACTTACCGCAAGGTGGTGGGAAATATCTTACTACACCAGGAGGTCATGTCAAAGTCGCTGCCTTCGATAGTTTATATCAGGGAACTGCGGCCTATATCTATAACCTCAACTCAAGCCGGGCCTACCATGAGTTATGGCAACTGCGTGAGGAGCTGCGTGCTAAAGGCAAGCCTGTCACCGGATATGAACTGGTTGCAGCGTTAGCAAACTATTCAGTTCGTGGTCAGGCTTATGTGAATAACCTACGTAGCTTAATCGAGCACCATCATCTGGACAATTACGATAAGGTTGAATTAGACCCATCGTTGGGGCGTAAGCGTATCAAGTTTAACTAA